The segment AATTCCActcccgaaggaccaacggcggcgtgggacacacacacaatccaggaccagtgagccctgttaccccctcccccaaagggagaccagctatcagaggcccaaaccctacaaagaagataGATCTacctacctccccctccccatcccgagggaacaaagaacccccaaatcagacgGAAAGCTCCTATCAGGCgttgggaagtcacaggagtttagcaggtgAAGGGCGGAGCAGACCCAAAGCCGCCCAGAAGCGGGAACTGACCGAAtaggccctgcccccttcccaacaggggccgggagacggccggcagtgcaagccccacctgaggcgcctggaccttgcggacttttACAACTTAAATCTCAGaagctggtgggcaataccagcacagcagggacatctgggcctgatcacacccccccccccaaagcagaggagcagtctgagggcgctaacccacacctggacagttgatcccactgggccccacacataccgcccccccacagAGGACTCGAGAGAGGGTGCAAGCACATCCACAACTcaacaacccagggctctctCTGGTAGACGTACCctgctcaggtggacggggccacagcagcaacgcccattgtagtgggcgcacacacagcgcacaggtgggcggagccccgggcgacagcacccgctctggtaggcataccccactcaggtgggcggggccacaacGACAGCGCCCGTTGTAGTGGACTCACAGCACACTGGTGGGCGGACCCCCGGCAACAGCGCcagctctggtaggtgtaccccgctcaggtgagcAGGACCAAAGCGACAGCGCCCTTTGTAGTGGGTACAGAGCACACTGGTGGACGGGGCCCCCGgccacagcgcccgctctggtaggcgtacccgctcaggtgggcggggccacagcggcagcgcccgctccggtaggcgcgcctacacaggagggcagagctctccatcgcctcgtgcccactcagtttggcgcatttcgcacaagtgggtgggccgaaCCCCAACAACACCTGCCCCAGAGCGGTccacaggaaggcgaactgcctgagaggtgagctcctctgacaaaCGTACAgagtagaaaaaagaaccaagGAAGAGATAAGCATCCACGCCACACTGagtcagcgaccagcaaacccccaacagaggcacactagggtcagcacagcacagcggcaggacactgtcctgcagagaaagacacagaacctaccggcccccaagtgcagggagagtgaccacctcagcaacaaccgagaagttcacgctcacccattgggaagcaaggtacAACAGTCAAACCCAaactcagagccaggacaccaggacacaaggctcccactaacggaccagcacaaaaccaaaccagggaagccacccacacaCCTCCAGAcgcgaaaatcacaaagaaatataacacagttcatcaaagggcaagcaactcaccagctccaaaaagcagcaagactgaagaggagatggagaataaaaaagcaaatgagggctggggatatggcctagtggcaagagtgcctgcctcatatacatgaggccctgggttcgattccccagcaccacatatacagaaaatggccagaagtggcgctgtagctcaagtggaagagtgctagccttgagcaaaaagaagccagagacagtgctcaggccctgagtccaaggcccaggactggcaaaaaaaaaaaaaaatttttttaagagaagCAGGGCCTTTTCTATAGTCATCTcttcatctccctctctctctctctctctctctacatatatacaAGACTTTACAAAGATCTTACTACATGgactaaaataaaatagaaaatacagtTTATAATGGGCTATGAATTGAAGTTGATTGAGCTTACCTGTCCACTTTTCCCAAATTCCAGCTCTATTATGGCAACAGGGGTATGTATTTGTGCTGAGTGTCTTGACTGAGACTTGCCATCAACTCTCCAGCTCAAGCCTCGAAGTCCATTGTCCCAATGGCTCTGGTTCATAAGGTTCTCTTGGATTTTTATCTTGTGGCTCTTCCAAAACTTGGAAATGACAGCAGCTTGGTCAGATGTGATACCACCTTGTTTTTTGGTTTGAGCAGTCAAGAATGCCTCAAGCTGGTTGAAATCCATGTCTGCAGATGCAATAgactaaaaatgagagaaaaagcagTGAGTTTGCATTTGGTAAATAGAAAAAGCTTCTTATTGACAGAGCATATTTTCAGTTGGCATACACTCTACCATGCCTTGTTCattagaaactaaaaataaactgTTAAAAGAATACATCATCTTGAGTGACCTTAATCACTGGATATACTCTCAAATGGGGTAGTCAAGCTACAAGAATGAGAATGAGTAATGACTGCATATAAGTACAAAAGTACTACCTGTTCAAGTATCAAGTATAAGAAAGGATACTATTAAAAATAGCATGtcaccgggcactggtggctcacacctgtaatcctagctactcaagaggctgagatctaagaatcacagttcaaagccagctcaggcagaaaagttcccgtgagactttttttttcccaccagtcctggggcttgaactcagggcctgagcactgtccctgagctcaaggctagcactctaccacttgagccacagtgtcaattctagttttttctgagtagtttattgaaaataggtgtctcactggctttcctgcccagccccatgaaactctgatctcctaccactcaaaaaccagaagtgatgctgaagttcaaaatggtagagcactagcctcaagcaaaaagagctcggggacaacatctaggtcctgagttcaagccccatgaccaacacaaaataatttttaaaaataaaaacattatgtaATATActataattaaatttaattacttTAACTATAACTTGATTCACAACGTCACAAAACAACTTTTATATTGTATACTATAATTaagtaaaattatttctattgCACTTGCTTCACAGTTTATGAAACAACTCAGGTGATGTCTATCATTCTTTTCCTTAAATTGTATCAAAAGATATCTATTTTGATATAACTTCACTTGCAACAAAAGTTAGTTTGGTTGGGTTCCAGTTTTCACcctatcattttgtttttatttttggcagtttcacttagagccttgtgcttgttatacaagcactttaacacttgaaccatgcattcagcctttttgcttttgttaatttttcaGGTAGAACCTGTATTTCCCGTGGGGATGACCTTGACCTCCCTCCTTCTTAAGCCTCCCCAGTAGCACAGCTTTTCAGTTGAGATGAGAGAGGTACCCTAATTTTTCCccagttggccttgaaccacaatccttccaatctctacctcccaagtagtttgGACTATCGGCATCTGCCACTGCATCTGGCCTTCCTTCATTATCTTGGGCTGGGATCTAGTTatccaaaattattttattcaaatcattttattcaagaaatatttaaaatagttatGGTTCTGAACATTAATATTTAAACAATGTTTTGAACATGCCACAGACTAAGTACCAATGAAGATGTTATGAAGCAGTCTATTCTGAAGTATAAGTTGTAAGTCAAATGTTGCCAACACTGGggttttcttgtgttttcttctcatcgttttggttttggtgccagtcctagggtttaatctctgggcctgggcatgtccttgagcttgtttgctcaaggctagcactctaccacttgagccacagctccacttctggcttcttggtggttagagataagagtctcatagattttcctttctgggctgattctcagatctcagcttcccaggtagctagaattacaggcatgcaacaccagcacccagcaacagtattcaatTAACTCTGGTAAATATCCTTCGGGAGAGTTGGGTCCTTCTGATCTGTCTCAATCccagtcttgtttgttttttatagtaATTTATACTGATgttgcactcctgtaatcctacttgggaggctgagtatAAGTGGAGCTTTCAGCCAGCAGAGGCAAAAAGTATACAAGGATCCAGTTTAATGACataagctgggtgtgatggtgtgTGCCCATTATCCCAGCAACTGTAGGATACACAAAGAGGAGCATCAGGATCCAGGTACACACATAGGCAGGAAGTGAgattatttctcaaaaaaaagcATTGCCAGAcaatagtggttcacacctgtaatcctagcgacttaagtggtaaagtgctggccttgagcaaaaagatcagagatagcacccagccccccccacaaaaaaaaaagtacaggctggtagctcatgcctgtaatcctagctacttgggagccaaTTCAAGGATTT is part of the Perognathus longimembris pacificus isolate PPM17 chromosome 8, ASM2315922v1, whole genome shotgun sequence genome and harbors:
- the Commd1 gene encoding COMM domain-containing protein 1 isoform X1, whose protein sequence is MAGELESIKMLSGLLSGLAQDAFHRHPGITEELLQSQLCPDVPPEEFRPFLAKIKGILKSIASADMDFNQLEAFLTAQTKKQGGITSDQAAVISKFWKSHKIKIQENLMNQSHWDNGLRGLSWRVDGKSQSRHSAQIHTPVAIIELEFGKSGQESEFLCLEFDEVKVNQILKKLSEVEESISTLMQPA
- the Commd1 gene encoding COMM domain-containing protein 1 isoform X2 — its product is MAGELESIKMLSGLLSGLAQDAFHRHPGITEELLQSQLCPDVPPEEFRPFLAKIKGILKSIASADMDFNQLEAFLTAQTKKQGGITSDQAAVISKFWKSHKIKIQENLMNQSHWDNGLRGLSWRVDGKSQSRHSAQIHTPVAIIELEFGKSGQQPDKNVTKPLESYTRHGIRTEDKEWI